aatcttggtaatgacccagttcagcgctctagccagtgcctcaccaccgtgtagttggtcaaccccaggggcttcgttgttcttcagccggccaatctcctcctggatttcctggagatccggagccggtagaattatgtcctgcgcgtgttctcccaggtccatcaccataccgccattttcgtctgccacatcgccattcaggtgttcttcgtagtgctgccgccacctttggatcacctcacgctcgatcgtaagaaggttcccgtttatgtccttacacatatcaggctgtggcacgtggcccttacgtgaacggtttaacttctcatagaactttcgtgtgttattagcgcgctacagttgctccgtctcttctcggtttcgaacttcctgctggcgctttttcctccggaaaatcgagttttgtctgttccgcgcctgtttacatcatgcctcgttcgccctcgtgcggtgttgcagcaatctcgcccatgctgcattcttctcttctactaactgctcacattcgccgtcataccagtcgtttctctgatccgggggcaccgtgccaagtgcagcggttgcggtgtttccaatggcggatcgaatatctccccagccatcttcaagagacgctgcgcctagctgttcttccgttgggattgccacttccagctgctgcgcgtgttcttgggctagtctactgtcttgtagccgcccaatgttaagccgcggcgtacGACtttgacgcgtgttgtacaccgtcgagagttttgagcgtaggcatactgcaacgaggtagtggtcggattctatattcgcactgcggtataTGCGGACGTCCGTTTCTtagttaggtgatctccatgtggctttgtggatatttttgcggggaaagaaggtgcttcggactaccattccgcgggaggctgcgaagtttatgcatcgttggccgttgtcattcgatacggtgtgcagactatccggtccgatggccggtctatacatttcctcccttcctacctgtgcgttcatgtcaccgatgacgattttgacgtcccgcagtgggcatccatcgtatgtctgctccagctgtgcgtagaacgcttctttctcgtcgtcgggtctcccttcgtgtgggcagtgcacgttgatgatgctaaagttgaagaaacggcctttaatcatCAGCtagcacatccttgcgttgattggctgcctcCCAATCACAAGAtagcgcatcttacccagcactatgaagccggttcccagctcgttggtggtgccacagctttggtagaaggtcgatgcccgatgcccgcttttccacactttctgtcctgtgcagcaaatctcctgcagcgccacgacgtcgaagttgcgaggatgtaattcatcgtagatcatcctgtcgcaacctgcgaaacctagcgacttgcaattccatgttccaagcttccaatcgtgatcctgtattcgtcgcctaggtctttgccgattatatcgagtcgcattatctcttatattgttcgtaatgattggttttccaggcggcttattgggcctgcgcaaacctcctgtctcgccggagggccgtcgtgtcagggctgtttagcgtcccacctaacaccaggacttgggcttgtgtgctttgagcggcacacggtcgctttggcggagcctacttgcggatacatgcagctttttatagaggtttaacagggcccactgtcaaaccccaccacatcctaggcaagccccacaactcacagatggcctggggagggatcgtcaagcccttggacatagtccctgctgcgaCTTTGGGATACGCTTCGAAAAATACACATCAAAACGATGAATCATTCCGCATAtccaaatatttattttgaatccattCAATTCATTCCAATGCATTCTGAATTTGATCTGGAAGGCTAGCcaatgcgttgcgttgcgttgcgttgtaacggagtatttcgtagattgcatactgatagctgtcatgtatattctttaactttcttactccaattgcttatggattactatttgggatttaatagcaacccaattagAGGTCCAAAaggataaagcatgaaagctaccattgctggccacgcccatcttctccgttactagggaaagggaggaaatgatgatatgacatctacttagcgagaggccagcgactcaccgacgccctcatagatgtcaaggactTGGATATTTGGAAGGGGGTATAGTTTTAGGAGTATcgtcataagcaaatgatataataagtttgaacaaacgttgggagtgaccatgctaagaaatttatgtcactccattgatgATTTTCCTGGGATGGGACAAAGCTATTAAAattgccctggctaattagcctaggtttaagcgccattgttcgctctctgaaacgagaaagaaaagaaaacatATTAAATGCCCTTCtcccttatttattttttccaattgAGAGCCCGCATCGAATAATATAAGTAAAGTTatgcataaaataaaatttattcattatCTTATATGATTTTCATAATGATGAATAATATTGTTTCAATGCACCTCTTGGTTAACTAGTTCGTTTTCTATGACAAATATTGGCTGTATCTATTTCTTAAAAAATATCGTTAGCTGCACTGGGAACGCAATAATATAACATATGTTTTGAGCCAATTAGGTCGATATTATGATCAACAACAAAAAGATGTAGCGGATAACCTTATTGGTTTCCGAAGAACATGCTCCTACAAGATTACAGATTTAAGCAGATGTGGTGTCTGGAGGACGTGTGTTTTTCGGCTTCGGAAGTTATTTTAGCGACTGTAATCACCTCCAAATCTTATATTAATTGTTTAGGATGaagttttttaattgtttagcGATACTAtacttaaaattcattcagtagaGGAGAGTTGTAACAAGATCACAACATCCATAGTACACAAAAGAATTGTAATAAACAGCATTGTGTAAATGATACTGAACCACTACAACTGATAAGTGATCTGGAAGGCTAGCCAATGTAAACGAAAATGAATTGCGAAATAACGAAGCATCTTCTTGAATAAGCTCAAGAAAGCATTGATCAAATTATTGCTCCAGTTAGTTAAGATGGGTCCTGAGATCCGCATCTAATTTGATTCTTTCTCAATCGAAAATTTTAATTCCATCCCTCAATTCAAAAACGCGGTTGAGAACATTGCCTTTTGATAACCACTGTATGGCAGAGTAGAAAAGAAGGACCTTGTGATCTGCATGTATTTCTCTGCAGAGTTATTTCAACAAACGGGTATTCAGAGTTCCAGATTTGATACAGCCCACGAtcattatatttattaaacggcTATTCAGTCCTAAATTTTTACATCAAGTTTTACCCGACGTTAGGGTTTGTAGAAAACGCTCTAAACAATAGATAATGAGAGCCAAAACCTGTTcagaatcataacaagccatgatatcaaatttatcaaacttgtatacaagtgcgaaaaaacagaatcggataggcagagccagtgctccccgcatttggagatttctgaaagaaatttatcatggggtatagcctcccgaataagttctctatcatgacagcttgcgaaaaaagtctctcgcggtatgctacatatcgaatatgtatacagaggtgataagtgagagacttgttctttctctttatgATTCAATCCCTGTCCGACGTTTCAACGCAGGAAATGAGTCTTTTTCACggggaaaatattgaaaaagacacagcatagacaaacagacgtaatagcttgaacatttttctgaaaaatccatcgtccaactcctctaccaccatctcgTGAATATCACCAGAAGGCACTGGAGTGAattgtcaaactcgaaggattacgacgcttgCGCTTCTAGTTGTGAAAtgagcaatcaatcaaatttaaatgaatcgtggaagtcatggtcgatggtttcaccgaaagtcattccgcggaatgccatttggcggaattcagttagaataattatcattgaaatatctATCGATTTCTGCTGAATTACATGCAATCCGAGCTAAATTCTCTTGGATGGTGATTTATAGCAATGAAAGAAGGTAAAGGggtatgacgtccactactgcacccctcccccctaaaacctgtgacatcattattgAATGACCCCAATGCTCTCTTTGAATGACCTGTCGGTCGGTATAACGCAAAGTGAGGAAACAATGCCCTTttgaaatggacacgtttgcttGGTATAACGAAAAGAAAGGAGTCAGTACCTTCTATGAATTAACACATCTGCCCGGTATGAAGCAAAGGGAAAAGATAATGCCTACTTTGAATGAATgcatctgtccggtataaggcgaaaggagttgataatgtattttttaaaagaacgcgtctgcccggtgtaAGGCGATGAAAGAAGTaacaccttctttaaatgaatgcgtCTGCCCAGTACAAGGCGacaggagttgataatgccttctttgaaagaacgcgtctgcccggtataaggcgaaggaaggGGTAGAAAACATAATCCCAAAATACGACCGTAACAAAAAGTGCGGGTTTTTATAGTCAAGTTGTTCGGGGGTTGCTAGAATATGTTActtaaaaacattttatttcctCTTTAATATGACATCCAAATAAGACAATCTAAGAAAAAAATctagtaaaaaacgattttggtcaaatttcatatttttccaaCCATTGTGCATAGGACAAAAAAACTTATTCTAAGAACAAAGTCTactattttattaatttttcattaaCTTTGCATATAAACCGAGAATTGAAAACTAAATCAGCCAAGAAaaccaaaatcatcaaaatttgtcATAGGAGGGACATGCAAAGAGACTATCAGCTTTAGCATCAACTATGCACATGGGATAAGAGATTCTCGCAAATACATATTATCCTTGATATTCTTCGCTCCGGAAAGCAGTTCAATTTAGGAAATGTTGAATTTTATAAGTAGGAGAAGGAGACCCAACACGCCagaactagatctaaaattatgtaggttgagtgaaaaaaagtatcaaaataatagataggatggtaggaaaaatcgaaattttccaaaacccaaattttgagattttccaCAATTTTCAGATGGCATCAGCTCGCTATTGTGTGTAACTGCTGAatgaggtaaaaatacccatgaaaatctTCACAGCTTATTTTTACTCATTGGTAGTACGTCTCCTGGCAGTGCCAACGACCTCAAGTTGTATAAGGAATTGGTGATCATTCAAATAGAATTCTCGTTACAATGATTTTGTTGTTTTGTGTTGAATGaaaaaatggaatgaaatgtaTAGCCAAAGAAGTTTCCCCCAGAAAGGGAAGTCGTGTTAAATGGAAAACAACTCTGGCAAAACATATTATACATACAACATCCGGCCaagtaaaaaaacaaaatttattgaaaatatgtttgattcaacaAGCCACTAGTTTACTGTCGTCGGGGATTTGGTCCGGCCGGCGCCGTCTGGGGCTTGCAGCAGTGGGTACAGTTTGGATTGACACATTGGCTTTGCTTGGACAACGTGCGCTCTGGTTGGGACAGCGAAGCCGCCTGTGACATCAGAGCCCGTTGCTGGTGGGGCGGGAACTGATTCAAAGCTTGCGGTTGATGGGGCAACGAACCGGCCGGAACCGTACAGGCGGCGTCTATGCAAATATGCGTTTGAAGAAATAGAACCGGCGGTGGGTCAACGTTCGGAACAAAAATAGAAGGAAGTGCTGAATCGCGACCAGAACTTACCCATGAAATATTGGATGCCACCCGCCGGAAAGGAACCTGTGTTGGGTTGTTGAATTGCTGACGGTTGAGTATGTTGATATAGTCCTGGAGTTGTCATGCGAGACATGTTTAGCGTCTGACCGGGGTTATTGTCGGGAACAGAATGGTGGTGGGACGAGACGAATCCTTGCTGTGGAAATTGTTGCTGGTAAGACTGCGACGGCGGAGAGTACACGGCATACGATTCCTGACTAGGAGGTGCAGGGTTGTAGCTACCGTAATGCTGATTATTGTCTAGTAGGTATAAGGTGAGAAATAAGAATAAGGGATTTAATTTTAGATTATTGAAAGGTTCTTACCAGATGGATTCATGATTAAGTAAATTTTGTAACGCTTCAAATTAGTgtttttaaaaaatgaaaattcttgACAATATCAATTTCTACGGTTCCTAAGACCTGAAATTATTCGAATGTgctctacacgtaaaaaaatttaatgttgtttattattaatatttctaatacttttttgccaaagtaggcgcttaatgacatgtataagaaaaaacttatacatcgcattagtcacatacattcggaaacttatacttttcattaagttatgaatgttattagctttttgatatgggatcattcattaggtggcataatgaagagtataagtattttcgaatggttttttgccataacatataaggttatttttttacgtgtagtttCAAGCTAGTTAAAAGATCTCATCATGTTCCAAGCTGAGACGTCCCAATATATTTAAATACAATAAGGGGAAAATAAATACAAGTTGGGCTAAGATAAGCCATTGAAATTTTGtgctaaaattttaattttatttttagagTGAATCACCATTAAAATAGATATTAAATATCATTCTActattttccttctttttacAGTTGGATGGAGCCACGTACCATGCCACCGTCAACACGTCATGTGGGGGAGTAGGGCGAAACATCGCTGAAGGCATTTGGAAAATTTTTGGCCACGTCAACCTGATTACGGCTGTTGGAAATGACCAAGTAAGTGCAAAACAAATACGCTGTACTGCAAATGCAGCTTTAATACCTCAAACATAGTTTGTCCAACGTCAGGTGTCAAACAACATCTTCCGTGTCATCAGTTCAGCTGCCAACAGCAGAGCCTTACCCCGATCCACAAATAAATGActctcaatttatttttttatttttttatctgaTCCCAATTATTCACCGAACCTTTCTCCCCTTTTCCCCTGCTGTTGACAGAACGGAGATTACATAAAGCGACTGCTGCCAAACCACTGCGGGGAAACCATTCTCACCGCTGGCGAATATCCAACGGCCAACTGCTCCGTCCTGCTGGACAACCGTGGGGACTGTAAGCTAGTCGTGGGGGACATGTCCGTCCACAAAGCCATCACCGCCGATTGGGTAAGTCGACTCTCTGTGCCTGCACGAATATCAATCACGGTGGATTTATGTTTGATGTGGCCCTTTCACAACCcatcaatcaaccaacccacCAGCAACGCTTAGGCGCGCAGATCGTCAGTTTTAAAACCGAACTAACCGGAATACCGCGTTGAATAATTTCGTTTTAATCGCTATTGCGGAAATGCAACAATTTATTCACGCAGTACTAATTGTAAGTCACAGTTTAGGTGTATTCCTTGGTGTAAAATTATTTAGTAGATTGGTTTGATTGCTTGTCAACCAAAAGCCAATGTCAAATTAAAAGCTTTTTTCAGCCCGTGGCTAAAAGATTAGTGTAGTAATACATCCTtctttttaactttttaatCGCAATGCTTGATGGTTCTATATGATCGGGGAATTAATGTCTATTGAAGCCAGAATACAGTTGTGTTTTATTCCTCGATTGATCACGTTATaccctatctttttacgaaTATTAAACTTTCTGCTTATTTAATATTTGTAAGAGGTAAGTTCTTTGACTTGTTGTGCGTTTTAGTTCTTCTGATTACCTATGGAATAGTAACCACTGTACCAAAAGCCACTGCAAATgtattttgattcaattttggTGGTATATAAAGCGGGTGATGCCAATTTCGGtttattcagtaatttgcgAGAAAGCATGAGAGTGTCATGAGCAAATTAATTCAAGTTTAAACATATCCTCAATATTCGTCCGCAGATCAATCTACATGAAGAGCTGATACGGAAAGCGCCTCTCGTAATTGTGGATACCAACATCAGTGACGAAGCAATGACGGCTACATTTGAGCTATGCTTGCGATATGGCAAACCAGGTGAgtgagagaaaccaaattgtttTAAACCAGCTGCAAAGAATGACCGAGGCGAGGAGAAATCAAATAAACACCATGCGCCTCCACGGTGTAAACAAACtatatgaaccgtttgtttgagaaacttcaTAATATGTTACATTTCTTGGCCAAAATGAGTTATTCTGAATCCTCattcaaaaatacgtattctggcaaaaaacacgaaaaaatattttttgtatggaaatgtatgaaaaatgtttCGTTTGATTGAGAAACTATATATGTATTATACACGCACTTTGCatagcaattatggagtactgcttgtAGTTTTGAACTAGTAGTGCCCCAGAATGTTGAGTTTTGTCTAAAACTATTTATCAATATCTGTAAGGTTTGGTTCCATTTCGTTTGAAAACCAATTTTCTGTTGCTTTCTCGGATAGTACTCAATGactgagaaaattatttaagatcttttagtggaatgtcttcacctgtcataagacgaattcaGTACTATTCCATTGAATTCCGCCACGttttgtaatatttacagatacgAATTTCCGCCTTAACTGTGAGACCGTCTCCAGTGTTTTTTGTACTTGACTCTCCTTTTTAAATCGAGTAAGTGATTGACCCGGTGTGTATTTTGCCTTGGAGTTTTCTCAAGTGATTCACATCTATATGAATTatagtggggcgcagttgtatggaaacaCGTAAATTTCACCAATCAAgtaagatcaaggtttttctgaatctttTTGGGACCCCAACCAACTGTGCAAAATGTGGActcgattggttgcgtcctcgctgtccgcatcgcgttttaattttaaatggagATAAGTATGtaaaacgtactttttacatTATCCTTCTTATCGGAATTTTTCGCTTCGAATAACTCGCATAAACTCCAAAGCCCTATaggatcaataattttgaaataacactcagttaaatgaTTGATCTACATaattcggcagtgctggcagaataaaagACTCTTTGCATAGCGCTTGTACTTTCAAACTTCCAAGCGTTACAACTTTTCTTGTGAACCTTCCAACAACGTACCTTTTTCCGCAAAGCTCTTCTGCATgttttgggttatactttaacgcaatgtgctactaggtttacgatgaactgaaacctctaaaTACAAAAATGTTCGTTTTCCCTTACTTATTTCCATACGAGCTTTAAACGTGATGCGGAAAGCCAGGAAGCACCAAATcgggcccaaattctgcacagttgtttgaGACCCATAATGGTTCCGAAAaacaattgatttgaaaaaaggcCATGACCCCCCACCCtaatgcggtaagacgcgcggctacaaaacaaaaccatgctgagggtggctgggttcgattcccggtgccggtctaggcgattttcggtttggaaattgtctcgacttccctgggcataaaagtatcatcgtgctaacctcatgatatacgaatgcaaaaatggtaaccaggcttagaaacctcgcagttaataactgtggaagtgcttaatgaacactaagctgcgaggcggctctgtcccagtgtggggttgtaatgccaataagaagaagaagaagaagccccaccctaatatacataaaaataaatctCTGTCTGTCTGATCCGCAAAGAGCCGATACGGAATCGATTCGCTTGAAAATTAGTATGCAGGAGTTTTTGGGGCTAGGGAACGTTCTTATGATAGTTAAAGATCAGGAAGGGGTgcccccatacaaatgaaacacatatTTCTACATAACTCAAGAActtatcaagcaaatggaaccaaatttgacATGTGGAGGATTTCGAAGACAAGAAACTGTCATAtcaatttccaaatcgaaagTCGAGGTGTCGCGATTAAGCGTAGAAAATTAAACTTGAACCAAGTAGGTATAATGAGagcttttattttaaaagttgCTAACTAAATTCAGTGTCGTACGCAAAAATCGCTACGTATGAACAAAAGTGGACGCCATTACAAAACCACGAAAACAAAATGTAGGACACTACCATCAAACACCAACAAAAATACAAACTCCTAATTCTTTGAAgaaggttaaataaattaaccggaACGTCGGATGTAGGGGTAACAGAGTATTTGCTACCtattaagactgctatcgccgaaaGAAATCAACTTTATTAGCAAAACTTCAGTCGCCAACTCCcagataattttcaattttgtacgaAGGAAATCTGGTGGATCAGCTAGTACATAAAAAAGCGTTCTAAGGCGCATTTTATTTAAATGAGCTGTATCATGCAAATAATAACCAGCGGCAGGGGCTATGTCCAAGGTATTGACGACCCCTTCCCCAGGCCAACCGCGAGTTGTAGTGCCTGTCTAGGATATGGtggagtttgacagtgggctctgttaaacttctataaaaagaagaaggttgtatccgagacacgaccgccaattggacgtaggattacgtaagtgtagaagattttattttgaaactctAAATATGTTTCTTGGTGCTGATTTTTGAAGATGGGGCTGTATATTCAATCTGGGTTGGAATATCCTCGACATGTCGCATATCCTGGAAATAAATGGGCGAAAACCCGATTGTTACTATAAACTCATTTCGGTTTATAACTATAAGCAGAGTATTAAAGAAACAGAAGATCGGTAAACAACAGCCTCAACAACATCTTCCTCCATGAATAtttggtggccctgaaaagggccgtttgtttATGTTGGCTTGAAGCCTTTTGAAGTGATGTACGCCGTGATCCCGATGAATGTTAAAGGATGTATCAATCCACTGTTGGGCTGAATCTgtagaaaacaaagaaaagaaCAAAACGGAAAGAATGTTTCATATTAAATACATTATGATCTAAATATAAATTTAGTTACCAAATACTCAAGTTTCATTTTCAGGATCAATTATCTATTTTTGCTACGGACTGTCCGGCTGATGTCAATGATTGGTCATTCAGGTTGAAATCGAACGTTTCGGCAGATGAACTAGCGGAACAACGACAATCAGTGACattaattcacttcactggGATGGCATCGGTTCTAGAATAAAATAACATAACTGATGAAGAGAACTATGTTTAAttctaaatcattagttttaccTCGGGACACCGCaacactatgggggatccccatacaagcgagcggtcaaaaataaaattggacttttaaagtgattttccacttagttttagctgtgtatgatcgaaatagcatgaatatacaatttccaaccccccccccctttggggatcgtctatgaattacgtaattatttttttcataggttcgattaacgtgacaaagcaaacctatttgggaagttgaaatttcgtgcgttttcttaaggagaaggaaggggctgtacaaaactaagttcagcaatttatggacattatggcggcgatcatgttaaatgacattaatttcatgacattccgtgatattttttgttctcactctcatgcctcacaatttgtatttagaacaatttgtttgacaaagtactaggatctgaaggatcataaagcattaaatgttaatcaaataatcagaattgaaaataacttttgaaaaagggtattagcaaattagaaatcgcaatcccatgacatttttacgtgtacaagttattcaaaaatgagattaatatattctcaaaaatgtggacattcgttgtggaatgtaagaatgctccattcttccgaaaagcaaaattcttttaatttaaataacaac
The nucleotide sequence above comes from Armigeres subalbatus isolate Guangzhou_Male chromosome 3, GZ_Asu_2, whole genome shotgun sequence. Encoded proteins:
- the LOC134222858 gene encoding uncharacterized protein LOC134222858, which produces MNPSDNNQHYGSYNPAPPSQESYAVYSPPSQSYQQQFPQQGFVSSHHHSVPDNNPGQTLNMSRMTTPGLYQHTQPSAIQQPNTGSFPAGGIQYFMDAACTVPAGSLPHQPQALNQFPPHQQRALMSQAASLSQPERTLSKQSQCVNPNCTHCCKPQTAPAGPNPRRQ